Proteins encoded by one window of Erythrobacter sp.:
- a CDS encoding diaminopimelate epimerase, which yields MRIPFVKMHGLGNDFIVLDARETALPALTAPSIRALADRREGIGCDQFIILEPHDSATCLMRIYNADGGEVEACGNATRAVGLLLGEPARIMTAGGLLETRPDAAGIAVDMGEPRFDWDAIPLAYPMDTLALPLGWEELQQPAAVNVGNPHVVFFVEDSDTVRLDLLGPLIEHDEVFPERINVNVATIGDRSTIRLRVWERGVGLTRACGTGACATAIAAMRRGLVDRQVTVHLPGGPLVIGWGADNRITMTGAAAESFRGSFELDHYA from the coding sequence ATGCGCATTCCCTTCGTCAAAATGCACGGCCTGGGCAACGATTTCATCGTGCTCGACGCGCGGGAGACCGCCCTGCCCGCGCTCACCGCGCCGAGCATCCGCGCGCTGGCAGACCGGCGCGAAGGGATCGGCTGCGACCAGTTCATCATCCTCGAACCGCATGACAGCGCCACCTGCCTGATGCGCATCTACAATGCCGATGGCGGCGAAGTCGAAGCCTGCGGCAATGCCACCCGCGCGGTTGGGCTGCTGCTGGGCGAACCGGCGCGGATCATGACCGCCGGTGGCCTGCTCGAAACCCGGCCCGATGCGGCGGGCATCGCGGTGGACATGGGCGAGCCGCGTTTCGATTGGGACGCCATCCCGCTGGCCTATCCGATGGACACGCTTGCCCTTCCTTTGGGCTGGGAAGAATTGCAGCAGCCTGCCGCAGTCAATGTCGGCAATCCGCATGTGGTGTTCTTCGTCGAGGACAGCGACACTGTACGACTCGACCTGCTTGGTCCGCTGATCGAGCATGACGAGGTGTTCCCGGAGCGAATAAACGTGAATGTCGCTACCATAGGGGACCGTTCGACGATCCGCCTGCGTGTATGGGAACGCGGCGTCGGCCTCACCCGCGCATGCGGCACCGGGGCCTGCGCCACCGCGATTGCAGCCATGCGGCGGGGGCTGGTGGATCGGCAGGTGACCGTTCATCTGCCGGGCGGGCCGCTTGTCATCGGCTGGGGCGCAGACAACCGCATCACGATGACCGGCGCTGCGGCGGAGAGCTTTCGCGGCAGCTTCGAGCTGGATCACTACGCTTGA
- a CDS encoding EAL domain-containing protein, producing MPQIVRAWMGVGEPPDVALVNAVLLNIALLIFGWRRYVELHREVTLHRTAEERARELAERDPLTGCLNRRSGPAAIDALLGRFKARQQDVAVLMIDLDNFKQINDLNGHRTGDRVLTTIAERIAAALPPEGLLVRIGGDEFACAVPIAIQSRDRVDALVDALIRSVSAPVTDGDVTVEATISVGLAHTGGETDRETMLTADRLIHRADIAMYHAKKRGRNRYYWFEPQMEDELRFRSDLESGIRDGLKAGEFVPFYEQQIDLESGKLVGFEMLARWQSPKYGLVSPDVFIPIAEEIDVIGPLSEALIRQALAQATEWDDSITLSVNISPVQLRDPWFAQKLLHLLVESGFPPQRLEIEITESCLHENIGAVRSIITSLKNQGIRISLDDFGTGYSSLSQLRSLPFDRLKIDRSFVTEIGSEDVSSDLVRAIVSLGKGLSLPVTAEGIENGEVLEKLKGLGQIKGQGYLYGRPEDGAATRTRLAALALLKPYTTASAPDKEELVEFELRQAS from the coding sequence ATGCCGCAGATCGTCCGTGCATGGATGGGTGTCGGGGAACCTCCCGACGTGGCGCTGGTCAATGCCGTGCTGCTGAACATCGCGCTGCTCATTTTCGGCTGGCGGCGCTATGTCGAACTTCACCGCGAGGTGACCCTGCACCGCACGGCGGAAGAGCGGGCGCGCGAACTGGCCGAACGCGATCCGCTGACCGGGTGCCTGAACCGCCGGAGCGGGCCAGCAGCCATCGACGCCCTGCTCGGGCGATTCAAGGCAAGGCAGCAGGACGTTGCGGTGCTGATGATCGATCTCGACAATTTCAAGCAGATCAACGATCTCAACGGCCACCGCACGGGCGACCGGGTGCTGACCACAATTGCCGAGAGGATCGCAGCAGCCCTTCCCCCAGAAGGCCTGCTGGTCCGGATCGGGGGCGATGAATTCGCCTGCGCCGTGCCGATTGCCATACAATCACGCGATCGCGTGGATGCGTTGGTCGATGCTTTGATCCGCAGCGTTTCGGCGCCTGTGACAGATGGCGATGTAACCGTGGAAGCGACAATCTCCGTCGGTCTGGCCCACACAGGGGGTGAGACTGACCGCGAAACCATGCTCACGGCTGACCGACTGATCCACCGCGCCGACATTGCCATGTATCATGCGAAAAAGCGCGGGCGGAACCGGTATTACTGGTTCGAACCACAAATGGAAGACGAACTCCGGTTCCGTAGCGATCTGGAGTCCGGCATCCGCGATGGGCTGAAGGCAGGCGAATTCGTCCCTTTTTACGAACAGCAGATAGACCTGGAATCGGGCAAGCTGGTTGGCTTCGAAATGCTCGCGCGCTGGCAATCGCCAAAATACGGGCTGGTCAGCCCGGACGTCTTCATCCCAATCGCCGAAGAGATCGACGTGATCGGACCGCTCTCAGAAGCGCTGATCCGGCAGGCACTTGCGCAGGCGACCGAGTGGGACGATTCGATCACGCTCTCGGTCAATATCTCGCCCGTGCAATTGCGCGATCCCTGGTTTGCGCAGAAGCTGCTGCATCTGCTGGTGGAAAGCGGCTTCCCGCCGCAGCGTCTTGAAATCGAGATCACCGAAAGCTGCCTCCACGAAAACATTGGCGCGGTCCGGTCGATCATCACCAGTCTCAAGAACCAGGGCATTCGCATCAGCCTCGACGATTTCGGCACCGGCTACTCCAGCCTGTCGCAATTGCGCTCGCTGCCGTTCGATAGGCTCAAGATCGATCGCAGCTTCGTGACCGAGATCGGATCCGAAGATGTCAGCAGCGATCTGGTCCGAGCGATTGTTTCGCTCGGCAAGGGACTTTCGCTGCCGGTAACGGCAGAGGGGATCGAGAACGGCGAAGTGCTGGAAAAACTCAAAGGCCTCGGCCAAATCAAGGGCCAAGGATACTTGTACGGGCGGCCCGAGGATGGTGCGGCCACGCGCACGCGCTTGGCCGCACTGGCGCTGCTAAAGCCTTACACGACAGCTTCGGCCCCCGATAAGGAAGAGCTGGTAGAATTCGAGCTGCGGCAGGCAAGCTGA
- a CDS encoding MiaB/RimO family radical SAM methylthiotransferase — protein MSQAQVISLGCRLNLAESERIRALVAGEPDLVVINSCAVTSEAVRQTRQAIRRARRDRPDARLLVTGCAADIERDQIAAMPEVDGLVPNADKLDARAWNVPAQVLTAQSKHTRAFIAVQNGCDHACTFCVIPQGRGPSRSLSIAQVLHEVERHLEQGAPEVVLTGVDVTSWGHDLPGAPPLGRLVSAVLSAFPELHRLRLSSLDGVEVDRLLLELFASETRVMPHLHLSLQHGADLILKRMKRRHSRAQAIELVQRLHERRPDIAVGADIIAGFPTESEAHHADNLSIIAELPVVHGHVFPYSLRPNTPAARMPQLDPALIKSRAAQLRAAASSTRTTWLQSLVGTPLRVLAESDGTGYAENFARVALPAGTPRGTIITITPTAVTEGLLT, from the coding sequence TTGAGCCAAGCACAGGTCATTTCTCTCGGCTGCCGCCTGAACCTCGCCGAGAGCGAGCGGATTCGCGCGCTGGTGGCGGGGGAGCCGGATCTGGTCGTCATCAACAGCTGCGCGGTGACGAGCGAAGCCGTGCGCCAGACCCGGCAAGCGATCCGCCGCGCCCGCCGCGACCGTCCTGATGCGCGGCTGCTGGTGACCGGCTGCGCCGCAGACATCGAGCGCGACCAGATTGCCGCGATGCCTGAGGTGGACGGGCTGGTGCCCAATGCGGACAAGTTGGATGCGCGGGCGTGGAACGTGCCAGCGCAGGTGCTTACCGCGCAGTCAAAGCACACCCGCGCCTTTATCGCGGTGCAGAACGGCTGCGATCACGCCTGCACTTTCTGTGTTATTCCGCAGGGGCGCGGGCCGAGCCGTTCGCTCAGCATCGCGCAGGTGCTGCATGAGGTGGAGCGCCACCTCGAACAAGGCGCGCCAGAAGTGGTGCTGACCGGGGTGGATGTCACCAGCTGGGGGCACGACCTCCCCGGCGCTCCGCCGCTGGGCAGACTGGTTTCCGCCGTCCTGTCCGCTTTCCCTGAATTGCACCGGCTGCGACTGTCCTCGCTCGACGGGGTGGAAGTCGATCGGCTGCTGCTGGAACTGTTCGCCAGCGAAACGCGGGTGATGCCACACCTGCACCTCAGCCTCCAGCACGGGGCGGACCTGATCCTCAAGCGGATGAAGCGCCGCCACAGCCGCGCCCAGGCCATCGAACTGGTGCAGCGGCTGCACGAGCGTCGCCCGGATATTGCCGTGGGTGCGGACATAATCGCCGGATTTCCCACCGAAAGCGAAGCTCATCACGCGGATAATCTCTCGATCATTGCCGAGCTCCCGGTTGTTCACGGCCACGTGTTTCCCTACTCGCTCCGCCCCAACACACCCGCCGCCCGGATGCCGCAACTCGATCCTGCGCTCATCAAATCCCGCGCCGCGCAATTGCGGGCCGCCGCCAGCAGCACCCGCACCACATGGCTGCAAAGCCTTGTGGGAACTCCCTTGCGCGTCCTCGCCGAAAGCGACGGCACCGGCTATGCCGAAAACTTCGCCCGTGTCGCCCTGCCCGCCGGAACGCCGCGCGGCACGATTATCACCATCACCCCGACTGCGGTTACGGAAGGCCTGCTAACGTGA